One genomic window of Parabacteroides pacaensis includes the following:
- a CDS encoding DUF3298 and DUF4163 domain-containing protein, with protein sequence MITQRHAKIVLSLLLMTLVGGCINSTKKTEANKISFDSIVVDKAYHLLENDSNPNCNLQIKFTYPVKYKDPAILKNIQQIFVDSYFGEEYASLSPAEAVEKYTTDYINAYKDLEQDYKKDVEKARATNGQVGAWYSYYEMSSNDIVYNENNILSFVNRLENYTGGAHGAHAVTNHVINLKTGKLITEQDIFVADYQDTLAKLLVNKIAAQNNVKDPKELENAGFFSVEEIYPNGNFLVKEDGIVYTFNEYEIAAYVVGQTKVFLPYNELQLVLRKDSPISQLTAI encoded by the coding sequence ATGATTACACAACGACATGCAAAAATTGTTCTCTCATTACTTTTAATGACACTAGTGGGCGGCTGTATAAACAGCACAAAAAAAACAGAAGCAAACAAGATTTCTTTTGATAGCATCGTAGTAGATAAAGCTTACCATTTGCTTGAAAATGACAGCAATCCGAATTGTAACCTTCAGATTAAATTTACCTACCCTGTTAAATATAAAGATCCGGCCATCTTAAAAAATATCCAACAAATCTTTGTCGACAGTTATTTTGGTGAAGAATATGCCTCTTTATCTCCTGCGGAAGCCGTGGAAAAATATACCACGGATTATATCAATGCTTATAAAGATCTAGAGCAAGACTATAAAAAGGATGTGGAAAAAGCCCGTGCTACCAATGGGCAGGTAGGAGCTTGGTATTCTTATTACGAAATGTCGTCGAATGATATTGTATATAATGAAAATAATATTCTTTCGTTTGTAAACCGATTGGAGAATTATACAGGAGGAGCCCACGGTGCACATGCCGTTACCAACCACGTAATAAACCTCAAGACCGGCAAACTCATTACGGAACAAGATATTTTCGTAGCTGATTATCAAGATACTTTAGCCAAGCTATTAGTAAACAAGATTGCGGCACAGAACAACGTGAAAGATCCTAAAGAATTGGAAAATGCCGGATTCTTCAGCGTAGAAGAAATTTATCCGAACGGAAACTTCCTGGTGAAAGAGGACGGGATTGTTTATACATTCAACGAATATGAAATTGCGGCTTATGTGGTAGGACAGACCAAAGTATTTCTTCCTTATAATGAATTACAGTTAGTTCTTCGAAAAGATAGCCCCATTTCCCAATTAACGGCAATTTAG